From the genome of Mycoplasma anserisalpingitidis, one region includes:
- the rpmG gene encoding 50S ribosomal protein L33, producing the protein MPREGFTFQCTECKMENYISKKNKKAHPEKVELKKHCSKCNAHTTHKEKK; encoded by the coding sequence ATGCCTAGAGAAGGTTTTACATTCCAATGCACAGAGTGCAAAATGGAAAATTACATTAGCAAAAAAAATAAAAAAGCTCACCCAGAAAAAGTTGAGTTAAAAAAACACTGCTCAAAATGTAATGCACACACAACACACAAAGAAAAGAAATAA
- a CDS encoding aminopeptidase P family protein, which produces MNRSKLEQLFETKKIDAYVSEAPQTRLWYAGVQTTDGVIIIERNKAYLFVDGRYIEYVSKNAKNVEVKLMVGTTLRDFFEQKQYKHVAYDENYLTKATENWLNKLINPEKVTWINAQQLRINKSEHELELMQKTIDISLKSYEQLMQWVQPGMTEKEVAAKLNYLLKLNGAEKESFDEIIAAGASSAEPHHHPTDKKLEFGSLLKVDFGALYKGYSADITRTSILGGEENVKDPKMLEILNIVKEAARLGRAHVKPGIKASEVDKVCRDYIESKGYGKYFVHSTGHGLGIDVHELPSVSKLSETILEPGMIITVEPGIYIEGLGGARIEDDVLVTETGHYVFSRPDEK; this is translated from the coding sequence ATGAATAGAAGTAAATTAGAACAATTATTTGAAACTAAAAAAATCGACGCTTATGTTTCTGAAGCACCACAAACTAGATTATGATATGCTGGTGTTCAAACAACTGATGGTGTTATCATTATTGAAAGAAACAAAGCTTATTTATTTGTTGATGGTAGATATATTGAATATGTTTCAAAAAATGCTAAAAATGTAGAAGTTAAATTAATGGTTGGGACAACCTTAAGAGACTTTTTTGAACAAAAACAATATAAACATGTTGCTTATGATGAAAACTATTTAACTAAAGCAACAGAAAATTGATTAAATAAATTAATTAATCCAGAAAAAGTAACTTGAATTAATGCACAGCAATTGAGAATCAATAAGAGTGAGCATGAATTAGAACTAATGCAAAAAACTATTGATATTTCGTTAAAATCTTACGAACAACTTATGCAATGAGTTCAACCAGGGATGACTGAAAAAGAAGTTGCTGCCAAATTAAATTACCTTCTTAAATTAAACGGTGCTGAAAAGGAAAGTTTTGATGAAATTATAGCTGCCGGAGCTTCATCCGCTGAACCACATCACCATCCTACTGATAAAAAATTAGAGTTTGGTTCATTACTAAAAGTTGATTTTGGTGCCTTATATAAAGGATACTCAGCAGACATTACAAGAACTTCAATTCTTGGTGGTGAAGAAAATGTTAAAGATCCTAAAATGTTAGAAATTCTAAACATTGTTAAAGAAGCTGCTAGACTTGGTAGAGCGCATGTAAAACCTGGAATTAAAGCATCAGAAGTTGATAAAGTATGTAGAGATTACATTGAATCTAAGGGATATGGAAAATATTTTGTTCACTCAACTGGACATGGATTAGGAATTGATGTTCATGAACTGCCAAGCGTTTCAAAATTATCTGAAACAATACTTGAACCTGGAATGATTATTACAGTTGAACCTGGAATTTACATTGAAGGTCTTGGTGGAGCTAGAATTGAAGATGATGTTTTAGTAACAGAAACTGGACATTATGTTTTTTCTAGACCTGATGAAAAATAA
- a CDS encoding LacI family DNA-binding transcriptional regulator: MKTISYKDISKMAQVSISTVSRYYNNGYVSKKTKERIDKVVKQFEYYPNHGARLIRGRDNSIFVIIPEWPQNSVKDICNGIIQAARIHKRKVNITYSEKGVKEYIETVRFVLSWRPNSIVLFLPEINEELIEFIKTIEDTSIVIFGYDVDDLCWVKIDETHAFYLLTHKFYNSVIDNQKMVFVNDPKLNKSTSDDRIAGFKHACNELKIQYEIVDLNSRDKVAINNFNKHTRKNNISNIVCSTHELFIALSVLGDKSLRLTDIGYQSIYDHMNSYRSKIFIDYANIGIEIENILWVHNINKTPTSKLIKPSIIQK, encoded by the coding sequence ATGAAAACAATTTCTTACAAAGATATTTCGAAAATGGCGCAAGTTTCCATTTCAACAGTTAGTAGATATTATAACAATGGTTATGTTTCTAAAAAAACAAAAGAAAGAATTGATAAAGTAGTCAAACAATTTGAGTATTACCCAAACCATGGAGCAAGATTAATTAGAGGAAGAGACAATTCTATTTTTGTAATTATACCTGAATGACCTCAAAATAGTGTAAAAGACATTTGTAATGGTATTATTCAAGCAGCTAGAATCCATAAAAGAAAAGTTAATATAACTTACTCTGAAAAAGGAGTAAAAGAATATATTGAAACAGTTAGATTTGTGCTTTCTTGAAGACCGAATTCAATAGTTTTATTTTTACCTGAAATTAATGAAGAATTAATTGAGTTTATCAAAACTATTGAAGATACATCAATCGTAATTTTTGGATATGATGTTGATGATTTATGTTGAGTAAAAATTGATGAAACACACGCTTTTTATCTTTTAACACACAAATTCTATAATTCAGTAATTGACAATCAAAAAATGGTATTTGTAAATGACCCAAAATTAAACAAATCTACTTCAGATGACAGAATTGCTGGATTCAAACATGCATGCAATGAACTAAAAATTCAATATGAAATTGTGGATTTAAATTCAAGAGATAAAGTTGCTATTAACAATTTTAATAAACACACAAGAAAAAACAATATTTCAAATATTGTATGTTCAACACATGAATTATTTATCGCTCTTAGTGTTTTAGGAGATAAATCACTTAGATTAACAGATATTGGTTACCAGTCAATTTATGACCATATGAATTCATATAGATCAAAAATATTTATTGACTATGCTAATATAGGTATTGAAATTGAAAATATTCTATGAGTTCATAACATCAATAAAACTCCAACATCTAAATTAATTAAACCATCTATAATTCAAAAGTAA